From Leopardus geoffroyi isolate Oge1 chromosome B4, O.geoffroyi_Oge1_pat1.0, whole genome shotgun sequence, a single genomic window includes:
- the LOC123590293 gene encoding uncharacterized LOC122455340 homolog encodes MDFSLGLRLGPRNKKATHQQPPTPSGHAAPAAAPCLSCPPSACFCPCPSCPPPTCSCTAYPSHAATCPSCPSLPGPPCTCSCPPCPACPPLTCPHSSCVLCAGPHVTCCHPSPCPIYPCSRGRAACPSSCLGCSDSCGCGPGAPPGSTGRCSRCFRGQRTSQRHCLIV; translated from the coding sequence ATGGACTTCTCCCTCGGCCTACGCTTGGGCCCTCGCAACAAGAAGGCCACCCACCAACAGCCCCCTACACCCTCCGGGCACGCCGCACCAGCTGCCGCCCCTTGTCTGTCCTGTCCCCCCTCCGCCTGTTTTTGCCCCTGCCCTAGCTGTCCTCCTCCTACCTGCTCCTGCACTGCCTATCCCTCTCATGCAGCtacctgcccctcctgccccagtctTCCTGGCCCACCCTGTACCTGCTCCTgccccccctgccctgcctgtccTCCCCTGACTTGTCCCCACAGCTCCTGTGTCTTGTGCGCTGGTCCGCACGTGACCTGCTGCCACCCCTCACCTTGCCCAATTTACCCTTGCTCCAGAGGCCGAGCTGCCTGTCCCAGCTCCTGCCTGGGCTGTAGTGACAGCTGTGGCTGTGGCCCAGGGGCTCCTCCAGGCTCCACTGGCCGCTGCAGCCGCTGCTTCCGGGGACAACGCACCTCTCAGAGGCACTGTCTCATAGTCTAG